From the Planctomycetota bacterium genome, one window contains:
- a CDS encoding tyrosine-type recombinase/integrase, translating into MSAHPCGQWCKKIRGRLRYFGPWADPDLALSRWHAEGDALLAGRDPTPSAVAVDSMTLGELANAYMGQKTEDAQAGRLSDRSRQDIARSITAMLEFYGGRRPVAEIFVADWTRWANALRKKWNEVTLKGHIQRVRSMFNWAYQSELISKPMRYGPEFVARKPKPTERKIYTAEDIRELLDRAEPQLGAMILLGVNGGYGNTDCSALRRPEVEDGFIRSPRIKTQVARAVPLWPETLAAIAEVERVRPRPSMPEYADRVFLTRLGQPWVDRTRSRDGVSQEFRKLAQRCGVRSLGFYRLRSTFRTVADEVGDDRAANTVMGHATAGIASVYVASVSDERLTKVTDHVRGWLGLSESPGK; encoded by the coding sequence ATGTCGGCTCACCCTTGCGGCCAGTGGTGCAAGAAAATCCGCGGCCGTCTTCGGTACTTCGGGCCCTGGGCCGATCCCGACCTGGCCCTCTCGCGATGGCACGCCGAGGGCGACGCGCTGCTCGCCGGTCGCGACCCGACGCCGTCGGCCGTGGCGGTCGACAGCATGACGCTGGGCGAGCTGGCGAACGCCTACATGGGCCAGAAGACGGAGGACGCCCAGGCCGGCCGCCTGAGCGACCGGTCGCGTCAGGACATCGCACGGTCGATCACGGCCATGCTCGAGTTCTACGGCGGCCGTCGGCCCGTGGCGGAGATTTTCGTGGCCGATTGGACCCGCTGGGCGAACGCACTCCGGAAAAAATGGAACGAGGTCACGCTGAAGGGGCACATCCAGCGGGTCCGCAGCATGTTCAACTGGGCGTACCAGTCGGAGCTCATCTCCAAACCGATGCGGTACGGGCCGGAGTTCGTTGCTCGGAAGCCCAAGCCCACCGAGCGGAAGATTTACACGGCCGAGGACATCCGCGAGTTGCTCGATCGGGCGGAGCCGCAGCTCGGCGCCATGATCCTGCTCGGCGTGAACGGCGGGTACGGGAACACCGATTGCTCGGCCCTGCGGCGTCCCGAAGTCGAAGACGGGTTCATCCGCAGCCCCCGCATCAAGACGCAGGTGGCCCGCGCGGTGCCGCTCTGGCCCGAAACCCTGGCGGCCATCGCCGAGGTCGAGAGGGTCCGCCCCCGCCCCAGCATGCCCGAGTACGCGGACCGCGTCTTTTTGACCCGGCTCGGGCAGCCGTGGGTCGACCGCACCCGAAGCCGGGACGGGGTGTCTCAGGAGTTCCGGAAGCTCGCCCAGCGGTGTGGCGTCCGGTCCCTGGGCTTCTACCGGCTCCGCAGCACGTTCCGCACCGTCGCGGACGAGGTCGGCGACGACCGGGCCGCGAATACCGTCATGGGCCACGCCACCGCGGGCATAGCCTCGGTCTACGTCGCGTCGGTTTCGGACGAGCGGCTTACGAAGGTGACCGATCACGTGCGGGGCTGGCTGGGACTGTCCGAGAGCCCGGGGAAGTAG
- the rsmG gene encoding 16S rRNA (guanine(527)-N(7))-methyltransferase RsmG: MAIPAFVREDLEKLGLAQDDATLERLEAFLDRLLEANQRTNLTAVREPDAAWSRMIIDSLTVLPGLDGLPEDAQLIDVGTGGGLPGVPLTITKPDIKITLLEATGKKCAFLQDVVEGLNLVNVRVHHGRAEAAGQDRAFRERYDLAVCRAVGPMPVLLELCLPLIKVGGRLLAMKGPRVEEELDASGDAITKLGAGEIAVIDAYPQDFDNDLVIVSVYKDTQTPKAYPRAAGLPKKQPL, translated from the coding sequence ATGGCCATCCCCGCTTTCGTCCGCGAAGACCTCGAGAAACTCGGCCTGGCCCAGGACGACGCCACCCTTGAACGCCTCGAAGCCTTCTTGGACCGGCTGCTCGAAGCGAACCAGCGCACAAACCTGACGGCCGTCCGCGAACCCGACGCCGCGTGGTCGCGCATGATCATCGATTCGCTCACCGTGCTCCCCGGCCTCGACGGCCTGCCCGAAGATGCCCAACTGATCGACGTCGGCACCGGCGGTGGCCTACCCGGCGTCCCGCTGACGATCACGAAGCCAGACATCAAAATCACGCTGCTCGAAGCCACCGGCAAGAAGTGCGCGTTCCTGCAGGACGTCGTCGAAGGCCTGAACCTCGTCAACGTCCGCGTCCACCACGGCCGCGCCGAAGCCGCCGGCCAGGACCGCGCCTTCCGCGAACGGTACGACCTTGCGGTCTGCCGCGCGGTCGGCCCGATGCCGGTCTTACTCGAACTCTGCCTGCCGCTGATCAAGGTCGGCGGCCGGCTGCTCGCGATGAAGGGCCCACGGGTCGAAGAGGAACTCGACGCGTCGGGCGACGCGATAACCAAGCTTGGGGCCGGCGAAATCGCCGTGATCGACGCCTACCCCCAAGACTTCGATAACGACTTGGTAATCGTCAGCGTCTACAAAGATACGCAGACGCCGAAGGCGTACCCGCGCGCCGCCGGCCTCCCCAAGAAGCAGCCGCTCTAA